From bacterium HR11, the proteins below share one genomic window:
- the miaB gene encoding tRNA-2-methylthio-N(6)-dimethylallyladenosine synthase, translating into MAILLPTVPTPTAGRAMADSIPASLPRLSGRFCIYTYGCQMNEHDSEKIASLLQQMGLQAVTEPEAADVVVLNTCSVREKAGQKVFSELGKLRLVKQRRPHMVIAVCGCLAQQEGERIFRQAPHVDVVFGPRNIPELPELLRRVVQGERRVVSLSRPRQRPAFDQLAVYRRSPVVGYVTIMEGCDKFCTFCIVPFTRGREICRPPRDILMEVQALAEAGYPEVVLLGQTVNSYRWEDVTFAALLRMIHDVEGIRRIRFVSPHPSDVTDELIATMRDYPKIGRHIHLPLQAGSDRILRAMRRTYTQREYLEKVEKLRKAVPDIAIGTDIIVGFPGETEEDFQETLRVVRLVEYDNMFSFKYSPRPFTAAWKFGDPVPDEVKTDRIVRLQALQEEIQLRKHRALIGSLQEVLFEGPSKKRPDELEGRTTHNRVVNVPADPARWLGRFAWVRITEAGPHSLRGEIQDREMGRWAVGRSADGQVGR; encoded by the coding sequence ATGGCGATCCTCCTCCCGACAGTGCCGACACCGACGGCCGGACGGGCAATGGCCGATTCGATCCCGGCAAGTCTCCCCCGTCTGTCGGGTCGGTTCTGCATCTATACGTACGGATGCCAGATGAACGAGCACGACTCGGAGAAGATAGCGAGCCTCCTCCAGCAGATGGGCCTCCAGGCCGTCACCGAGCCGGAGGCCGCCGACGTCGTCGTCCTCAACACGTGTAGCGTCCGGGAGAAGGCGGGTCAGAAGGTATTCTCCGAGCTTGGCAAACTGAGGCTCGTGAAACAGCGGCGGCCGCACATGGTCATCGCCGTATGCGGGTGCCTGGCCCAGCAGGAGGGCGAGCGCATCTTCCGGCAGGCGCCCCACGTGGACGTCGTCTTCGGGCCTCGGAACATCCCCGAGCTCCCGGAGCTTCTCCGGCGGGTCGTCCAGGGCGAACGGCGCGTCGTCTCGCTGTCCCGGCCCCGTCAGCGGCCGGCCTTCGACCAGTTGGCCGTCTACCGGCGCTCGCCCGTCGTCGGCTACGTCACCATCATGGAAGGTTGCGACAAGTTCTGCACCTTCTGCATCGTCCCCTTCACCCGCGGTCGGGAGATTTGCCGGCCGCCCCGGGACATCCTGATGGAGGTCCAGGCCCTGGCCGAGGCCGGCTACCCGGAGGTCGTCCTCCTCGGCCAGACGGTCAACTCGTATCGGTGGGAGGACGTGACGTTCGCCGCCCTGCTCCGGATGATCCACGACGTCGAGGGCATCCGGCGCATCCGCTTCGTCTCGCCCCATCCGTCGGACGTGACCGACGAGCTCATCGCGACGATGCGGGACTATCCAAAGATCGGCCGTCACATCCACCTGCCCCTGCAGGCCGGTTCGGACCGCATCCTCCGGGCGATGCGCCGGACCTACACGCAACGGGAGTACCTGGAAAAGGTCGAAAAGCTTCGGAAGGCCGTCCCCGACATCGCCATCGGGACGGACATCATCGTCGGCTTCCCCGGCGAGACGGAAGAAGACTTTCAGGAGACGCTCCGGGTCGTCCGTCTCGTCGAATACGACAATATGTTCAGCTTCAAGTACTCGCCCCGCCCCTTCACGGCGGCCTGGAAGTTCGGCGACCCCGTCCCCGACGAGGTCAAGACCGACCGCATCGTCCGCCTGCAGGCCCTCCAGGAGGAAATTCAGCTCCGGAAGCATCGAGCCCTCATCGGAAGCCTTCAGGAGGTCCTCTTCGAGGGTCCCTCGAAGAAGCGGCCCGACGAGCTGGAGGGCCGGACGACGCACAACCGCGTCGTGAACGTCCCGGCGGACCCGGCCCGTTGGCTGGGCCGGTTCGCCTGGGTGCGCATCACGGAGGCCGGCCCCCACAGCCTGCGGGGCGAGATACAAGATAGGGAGATGGGCAGGTGGGCAGTCGGCAGGTCGGCAGATGGGCAGGTCGGGAGGTAG